TGCCCGCTTCGGTTAACCCGATGCTCCGGGTGCTGCGGTTGAGCAGCTTGACCTGAAGTTCATCTTCCAGTTTTGACACCGTCTGGCTGATGGACGAGACGCTCATTTGCAGCTGCCTGGCGGCGGCGGTAAAGGAGCCCAGTTCAACCACTTTGGCAAACACCGACATGCGTTTTAAACGTTCCATTGTTCACTCTGGCTTAAAAGTGATTTAGATCACATATTATAGATAACAGCATAACAGTTACGTTAATATATTATTAATTACATAACGGCGTCGCCACTCTCGCCCGGCTTTTCTTGCTCTCCTGCGGCGGCGCACGCTGAAAAATACCGTAGCCTGCACTCTCTCTAATCAAGGTCAACATGAGTCTGTTTCCCGTTATCGTGGTGTTCGGTTTGTCGTTCCCACCGATATTCTTTGAGCTTCTTTTGTCACTGGCGATTTTCTGGCTGGTGCGCAAGGTGCTGGTCCCAACCGGGATCTATGATTTTGTCTGGCACCCTGCACTGTTTAATACGGCGCTGTATTGCTGCCTGTTCTATCTGATATCGCGCATGTTTGTTTGAGGTTGATGTGAAAACGCTAACAAGAAAAATCTCCCGCACTGCCATTACCATGGCGCTGGTTGTCCTGGCGTTCATCGCGATCTTTCGCGCCTGGGTTTATTACACCGAATCACCGTGGACGCGTGACGCGCGTTTCAGCGCGGATGTTGTGGCGATAGCGCCCGACGTCGCCGGGCTGATTACCGCGGTTAACGTCCACGATAACCAACTGGTGAAGAAAGATCAGGTTCTGTTCACTATCGATCAGCCTCGCTACCAGAAAGCATTAGAAGAGGCGGAAGCGGACGTGGCCTATTATCAGGCGCTGGCTTCCGAGAAACGTCGTGAGGCGGGCCGCCGTAACCGACTTGGCGTGCAGGCCATGTCCCGCGAAGAGATCGACCAGTCCAACAACGTGCTGCAAACCGTGCTTCACCAGCTTGCGAAGGCGCAAGCGACGCGCGATCTCGCCCGGCTCGATCTGGAGCGTACGGTGATCCGCGCGCCGTCTGACGGCTGGGTCACCAACCTGAACGTCTACGCCGGGGAGTTTATCACCCGTGGCTCCACCGCGGTGGCGCTGGTGAAACAGAACTCCTTCTACGTTCTGGCCTATATGGAAGAGACGAAGCTGGAAGGCGTGCGTCCGGGTTACCGCGCGGAAATCACGCCGCTTGGCAGCAACCGCGTCTTTAAAGGCACGGTCGACAGCGTGGCCGCAGGCGTCACCAACTCCAGCAGCAGCAATGACACCAAAGGGATGGCGACCGTGGACTCCAACCTTGAGTGGGTCCGTCTGGCGCAGCGTGTACCGGTACGTATTCACCTGGATGAACAGCAGGGCAATCTCTGGCCTGCAGGCACCACGGCCACCGTGGTGATCACCGGCGAAAAAGACCGCGACGCCAGCCAGGACTCTCTCTTCCGTAAAATCGCCCACCGCCTGCGCGAGTTTGGTTAATCGCTATGGGTATCTTTTCCATCGCCAGCCAGCACCTCCGCTTCGCCGTGAAGCTGGCGTGCGCCATCGTGCTGGCGCTGTTTGTCGGCTTTCATTTTCAGCTCGAAACGCCCCGCTGGGCGGTGCTGACGGCGGCGATTGTCGCGGCGGGGCCGGCCTTTGCGGCGGGTGGTGAACCCTACTCGGGCGCCATTCGCTACCGCGGGATGTTGCGTATCGTCGGGACGTTTATCGGCTGTATCGCGGCGCTTACCATTATTATTCTGATGATCCGCACGCCGCTGCTGATGCTGATGGTGTGCTGCATCTGGGCGGGCTTCTGTACCTGGGTCTCCTCGCTGGTAAAAGTAGAGAACTCCTACGCCTGGGGACTTTCGGGTTATACCGCGCTGATTATCATCATCACCATTCAGGCAGAGCCGCTGCTTGCCCCACAGTTTGCCGTCGAACGCTGCAGTGAAATTGTCATCGGTATTGTTTGCGCCATCGTGGCCGACCTGCTGTTTTCGCCACGTTCCATCAAGCAGGAAGTGGATCGCGAACTGGATGCGTTAATTGTCGACCAGTACAAACTGATGCAGTTGTGCATTAAGCATGGCGACAGCGAAGAGGTTGATAACGCCTGGGGTGGCCTGGTACGGCGCACCACCGCGCTGGAAGGGATGCGCAGCAACCTGAATATGGAGTCTTCCCGCTGGTCCCGGGCAAACCGTCGTCTTAAGGCGATCAACACCGTGGCCTTAACGCTGATAACCCAGGCGTGTGAAACCTACCTGATCCAAAATACCCGTCCTGAAGTCGTGACCGACACCTTCCGCGAACTCTTCGCCGAGCCGGTTGAAAC
This region of Enterobacter cancerogenus genomic DNA includes:
- the aaeX gene encoding p-hydroxybenzoic acid efflux pump operon protein AaeX produces the protein MSLFPVIVVFGLSFPPIFFELLLSLAIFWLVRKVLVPTGIYDFVWHPALFNTALYCCLFYLISRMFV
- the aaeA gene encoding p-hydroxybenzoic acid efflux pump subunit AaeA, whose protein sequence is MKTLTRKISRTAITMALVVLAFIAIFRAWVYYTESPWTRDARFSADVVAIAPDVAGLITAVNVHDNQLVKKDQVLFTIDQPRYQKALEEAEADVAYYQALASEKRREAGRRNRLGVQAMSREEIDQSNNVLQTVLHQLAKAQATRDLARLDLERTVIRAPSDGWVTNLNVYAGEFITRGSTAVALVKQNSFYVLAYMEETKLEGVRPGYRAEITPLGSNRVFKGTVDSVAAGVTNSSSSNDTKGMATVDSNLEWVRLAQRVPVRIHLDEQQGNLWPAGTTATVVITGEKDRDASQDSLFRKIAHRLREFG